One genomic segment of Natrononativus amylolyticus includes these proteins:
- a CDS encoding dihydrolipoyl dehydrogenase: MTDFDIIVLGGGSGSQVATAAAEEGLEAVVVEPGPLGGACVTRGCVPSKALIHRADVLEEIRGAERFGIDAAVRGIDYAAITDAIHDTVYEKADAQAESLEENEHVTLYRGAGRFLDDETVLVEREDDEDVEIRGKTIVVAVGSRPVEPPIDGLEAVDYYTSDDVLYLDDPPESLLVVGGGYIGAEMGYFFDAVGTAVTMVGRSDRLLPREDEAASEAVTDALAERFDVHAGHEVTAVSERDGGIAAVVESDDETIELTADALLLATGRRPNTDTLDLENAGIDTDDGGAVDVDEFCKTSADGVWALGDVIGAQPYKHAADYEARCVTVNVLEDTQQAVDYDAVPHAVFTRPRVASVGRTEEELAEEGLEYEAATVSYDAAPLGLLLESDGFVKVLAEPDGGEILGCHVVGPEAPTLIQEVVVAMERAGGRVDDVVAAVHVHPALSEVILAAFDELSTRPYSTAPDWRDVGE, encoded by the coding sequence ATGACCGATTTCGACATCATCGTTCTCGGCGGCGGCTCCGGCTCGCAGGTCGCCACCGCGGCCGCCGAAGAGGGGCTCGAGGCCGTCGTCGTCGAACCCGGGCCGCTCGGCGGCGCCTGCGTCACCCGGGGCTGTGTCCCCTCGAAGGCGCTGATCCACCGCGCCGACGTGCTCGAGGAGATCCGCGGCGCCGAACGGTTCGGCATCGACGCCGCGGTGAGGGGAATCGACTACGCCGCGATCACCGACGCCATCCACGACACCGTCTACGAGAAGGCCGACGCGCAGGCCGAGAGCCTCGAGGAGAACGAGCACGTCACGCTCTACCGGGGAGCGGGACGGTTCCTCGACGACGAGACGGTCCTCGTCGAGCGCGAGGACGACGAGGACGTGGAGATCCGTGGCAAGACGATCGTCGTCGCCGTCGGCTCGAGGCCCGTCGAGCCGCCGATCGACGGCCTCGAGGCGGTCGACTACTACACGAGCGACGACGTCCTGTATCTCGACGACCCGCCCGAGAGCCTGCTGGTCGTCGGCGGCGGGTACATCGGCGCGGAGATGGGATACTTCTTCGACGCGGTCGGCACCGCGGTCACGATGGTCGGCCGCAGCGACCGGCTGCTCCCTCGCGAGGACGAGGCTGCGAGCGAGGCGGTGACCGACGCGCTCGCCGAACGGTTCGACGTCCACGCCGGCCACGAGGTGACGGCGGTTTCCGAGCGAGACGGCGGGATCGCCGCCGTCGTGGAATCCGACGACGAGACGATCGAACTGACCGCCGATGCGCTGCTTCTCGCGACCGGGAGACGGCCGAATACCGACACCCTCGACCTCGAGAACGCCGGGATCGACACCGACGACGGCGGCGCCGTCGACGTCGACGAGTTCTGCAAGACCAGCGCCGACGGCGTCTGGGCGCTCGGCGACGTCATCGGCGCCCAGCCGTACAAACACGCCGCCGACTACGAGGCGCGCTGCGTGACGGTAAACGTCCTCGAGGACACCCAGCAGGCCGTCGACTACGACGCGGTGCCCCACGCGGTGTTCACGAGGCCGCGGGTCGCGAGCGTCGGCCGGACGGAAGAAGAACTGGCCGAGGAGGGCCTCGAGTACGAGGCGGCGACGGTGAGCTACGACGCGGCGCCGCTGGGGCTGCTCCTCGAGAGCGACGGCTTCGTGAAAGTGCTCGCCGAACCCGACGGCGGCGAAATCCTCGGCTGTCACGTCGTCGGACCCGAGGCGCCGACGCTGATCCAGGAGGTCGTCGTCGCGATGGAGCGGGCCGGCGGCCGGGTCGACGATGTCGTCGCCGCCGTTCACGTCCACCCGGCGCTCTCGGAGGTGATACTGGCGGCGTTCGACGAGCTCTCTACGCGACCGTACTCGACGGCCCCGGACTGGCGGGACGTCGGCGAGTGA
- a CDS encoding RNA-binding domain-containing protein gives MTDVYRITAEITAPVYDTEVTARVADAVANVFPNADLAEGHGEIRGTVHSLEHFSELLHRQEILDTARGEFFGNREGDTFSFALKKQAAFEGRVNFAVGETDELGEIAVRVRVDDPDVPTYIDAVAPETEDGKPIGA, from the coding sequence ATGACGGACGTCTACCGCATCACCGCCGAGATCACCGCTCCGGTGTACGACACGGAGGTCACCGCCCGCGTGGCCGACGCCGTCGCGAACGTCTTTCCGAACGCCGACTTAGCGGAGGGCCACGGCGAGATCAGGGGAACGGTACACTCCCTCGAGCACTTCTCCGAACTCCTCCACCGCCAGGAGATCCTCGACACCGCCCGCGGCGAGTTCTTCGGCAACCGGGAGGGGGACACGTTCAGCTTCGCGCTGAAGAAACAGGCCGCCTTCGAGGGGCGGGTGAACTTCGCGGTCGGCGAGACCGACGAACTCGGAGAGATCGCGGTTCGAGTCCGCGTCGACGACCCGGACGTCCCGACCTACATCGACGCCGTCGCCCCCGAGACCGAGGACGGAAAACCGATCGGCGCCTGA
- a CDS encoding DUF7344 domain-containing protein, with the protein MLGQTFQILANKHRRRLLTELLHSRGDGSICVPEEVVDEEQTLENADVALRHQHLPLLEEAQFVRWNTDTQTVERGAKFDEICPLLTLLTANSQTLPGEWV; encoded by the coding sequence GTGCTTGGACAGACGTTTCAAATTCTGGCAAACAAACACCGCCGTCGGTTACTCACGGAGTTGTTACACTCGCGTGGCGACGGGAGCATCTGCGTTCCCGAAGAAGTCGTCGACGAGGAGCAGACGCTCGAGAACGCGGACGTGGCGCTCCGTCACCAACACCTGCCGCTCCTCGAGGAGGCGCAGTTCGTCCGCTGGAACACGGACACGCAGACGGTCGAGCGGGGGGCGAAGTTCGACGAGATCTGCCCGCTCCTCACGCTGCTCACGGCCAATTCGCAGACGCTCCCCGGCGAGTGGGTCTGA
- a CDS encoding bifunctional 4-hydroxy-2-oxoglutarate aldolase/2-dehydro-3-deoxy-phosphogluconate aldolase, protein MPDKLETYGRIVDAGVVAVMRGIDPDDAVPVAEALYEGGVEALEITVDAPRATEMIADVDRALADTDAVVGAGTVLDEAMAVNVIEAGADYLLAPHFDRGMVEACNRYGKVAIPGVATPTEAVRAAEAGADMLKVFPASDLGPGYISAIQGPLGQLPIVATGGVSPDNVADFFAAGAAAVGAGSAMIDYDAIDRGDMAGVREHAATFAEAVDEARS, encoded by the coding sequence ATGCCAGACAAACTCGAAACCTACGGGCGGATCGTCGACGCCGGCGTCGTCGCCGTCATGCGCGGGATCGACCCCGACGACGCGGTTCCCGTCGCGGAGGCGCTGTACGAAGGGGGCGTCGAGGCCCTCGAGATCACCGTCGACGCCCCGCGTGCGACGGAGATGATCGCGGACGTCGACCGCGCGCTCGCCGACACCGACGCGGTCGTCGGCGCGGGGACGGTCCTCGACGAGGCGATGGCCGTCAACGTCATCGAGGCGGGCGCGGACTACCTGCTCGCGCCCCACTTCGATCGGGGAATGGTCGAGGCCTGCAACCGCTACGGGAAGGTCGCCATACCGGGCGTCGCGACGCCCACCGAGGCCGTTCGGGCCGCGGAGGCGGGCGCGGACATGCTGAAGGTGTTTCCCGCCTCGGATCTCGGGCCGGGCTACATCAGCGCGATCCAGGGGCCGCTGGGTCAGCTCCCCATCGTCGCCACCGGCGGCGTCAGCCCCGACAACGTCGCCGACTTCTTCGCGGCCGGCGCGGCCGCCGTCGGCGCGGGCTCCGCGATGATCGACTACGACGCCATCGACCGCGGCGACATGGCGGGGGTCCGTGAGCACGCCGCGACGTTCGCCGAGGCCGTCGACGAGGCGCGGTCCTGA
- a CDS encoding signal recognition particle protein Srp54 — MVLDDLGSSLRGTLDKLRGKSRISEEDVEEVVKEIQRSLLSADVDVSLVMELSDNIKTRALEEEPPAGTPARDFVLRIVYEELVALIGESTELPLEDQTIMLAGLQGSGKTTSAAKMAWWFSTKGLRPAVIQTDTFRPGAYDQAKQMCERAEVDFYGDPDAEDPVQIAREGLEATSEAEVHIVDTAGRHALEDDLIDEIEEIEGVVQPDTSLLVLDAAIGQGAKEQAQQFNESVGIDGVVITKLDGTAKGGGALTAVDQTDSSIAFLGTGEEVEDVERFEPNGFISRLLGMGDLGQLAERVERAMEQTQLEEEDWDPEDMLQGNFTLNDMQKQMEAMNNMGPLDQVLDMIPGFGGGIKDQLPDDAMDVTQDRMRTFEVIMDSMTDAEKEYPRAIGASQIERIARGSGTDEESVRELLQQFKMMERTIKQFQGMGSEKEMQRMMQQMQQGGGGGGMGGPFG, encoded by the coding sequence ATGGTACTCGACGATCTCGGCAGTTCTCTGCGAGGCACTCTCGATAAACTTCGCGGAAAGTCACGCATCTCTGAGGAAGACGTCGAGGAGGTCGTCAAAGAGATCCAGCGCTCGCTGCTCTCGGCCGACGTCGACGTCTCGCTCGTCATGGAGCTCTCCGATAACATCAAGACGAGAGCCCTCGAGGAGGAGCCGCCCGCCGGGACGCCGGCGCGCGATTTCGTCCTCCGCATCGTCTACGAGGAGCTGGTCGCCCTCATCGGCGAGTCGACCGAACTCCCGCTCGAAGACCAGACGATCATGCTCGCGGGCCTCCAGGGGTCCGGGAAGACCACCTCCGCGGCGAAGATGGCGTGGTGGTTCTCGACGAAGGGGCTGCGCCCCGCCGTGATCCAGACGGACACGTTCCGCCCCGGCGCCTACGACCAGGCCAAGCAGATGTGCGAACGCGCCGAGGTCGACTTCTACGGCGACCCCGACGCGGAGGATCCGGTCCAGATCGCCCGCGAGGGGCTCGAGGCGACGAGCGAGGCCGAAGTCCACATCGTCGACACGGCCGGCCGACACGCCTTGGAGGACGACCTGATCGACGAGATCGAGGAGATCGAAGGTGTTGTCCAGCCCGACACCTCGCTTTTGGTACTCGACGCGGCGATCGGCCAGGGCGCCAAGGAGCAGGCCCAGCAGTTCAACGAGTCCGTCGGGATCGACGGCGTCGTCATCACGAAACTCGACGGGACGGCGAAGGGTGGCGGTGCCCTGACTGCGGTGGATCAGACCGACTCCTCGATCGCTTTCCTCGGCACCGGCGAGGAGGTCGAGGACGTCGAGCGCTTCGAGCCCAACGGCTTCATCTCCCGGCTGCTGGGGATGGGCGACCTCGGCCAGCTCGCCGAGCGCGTCGAGCGCGCGATGGAGCAGACCCAGCTCGAGGAGGAGGACTGGGACCCCGAGGACATGCTCCAGGGCAACTTCACCCTCAACGATATGCAAAAACAGATGGAGGCGATGAACAACATGGGTCCCCTGGATCAGGTGCTCGACATGATCCCCGGTTTCGGCGGCGGGATCAAGGACCAGCTGCCCGACGACGCGATGGACGTCACCCAGGACCGGATGCGCACCTTCGAGGTCATCATGGACTCGATGACCGACGCCGAAAAGGAGTACCCCCGCGCCATCGGCGCCAGCCAGATCGAGCGCATCGCCCGCGGTTCGGGCACCGACGAGGAGTCAGTGCGCGAACTGCTCCAGCAGTTCAAGATGATGGAGCGCACCATCAAGCAGTTCCAGGGCATGGGCTCGGAGAAGGAGATGCAGCGGATGATGCAGCAGATGCAACAGGGCGGCGGCGGTGGCGGTATGGGCGGTCCGTTCGGCTAA